The Ochotona princeps isolate mOchPri1 chromosome 1, mOchPri1.hap1, whole genome shotgun sequence genome has a segment encoding these proteins:
- the CALHM5 gene encoding calcium homeostasis modulator protein 5 yields the protein MDAFQSILKFFLNQKTVIGYSFMALLTVGSERLFSLVAFKCPCSAENTAYGLVFLFAPAWVLLILGFFLNNKSWKLFTGCCVNPRKIFPRGDSCRFFYVLGEITLSSLVAPVMWLSVALLNGTFYECAMSGTKSSRLLEMICNGKPKECWEELYRVSCGKTSMQPMDTEELKLSLQAQSQILGWCLICSASFFSLLTTCYARCRSKVSHLQLSFWKTYAQKEKEQLENTFLEYATKLSERNLKCFFENKRPEIFPMPSFAAWEAASQLHSFHQSQQHYSTLHKVVEDGLEPTPGDDETTMILVGSAQNL from the exons ATGGATGCTTTTcagagcattttaaaatttttccttaatCAGAAAACTGTTATTGGCTATAGCTTTATGGCCCTGCTGACTGTGGGAAGCGAACGTCTCTTTTCACTTGTGGCTTTTAAGTGCCCCTGCAGTGCTGAGAATACCGCCTACGGGCTGGTTTTCCTCTTTGCTCCAGCCTGGGTGCTACTGATCCTGGGATTCTTTCTGAACAACAAATCATGGAAACTCTTCACTGGCTGCTGTGTGAATCCcaggaaaatctttccaaggggTGACAGTTGCCGTTTCTTCTATGTCCTTGGTGAGATTACTCTCAGCTCATTGGTGGCTCCTGTGATGTGGCTCTCTGTGGCTTTGCTCAATGGAACTTTTTATGAATGTGCGATGAGTGGGACGAAAAGTTCGAGACTCCTGGAAATGATTTGCAACGGCAAACCAAAAGAGTGCTGGGAAGAACTTTACAGAGTATCTTGTGGCAAGACAAGCATGCAACCTATGGACACCGAAGAACTGAAATTGTCCCTTCAAGCCCAGTCTCAG ATTCTAGGATGGTGCCTGATTTGTTCAGCGTCTTTCTTCTCACTGCTCACCACTTGTTATGCTCGCTGCCGATCTAAAGTGAGCCACCTTCAGCTGAGTTTTTGGAAGACGTATGCACAAAAGGAGAAGGAACAGTTGGAAAATACGTTTCTGGAATATGCCACCAAATTGAGTGAGAGGAACCTGAAGTGCTTTTTCGAAAACAAGCGGCCTGAGATCTTCCCCATGCCTTCTtttgctgcctgggaggcagcctcaCAGCTGCATTCATTCCACCAAAGTCAGCAACACTACAGCACTCTCCacaaagtggtggaagatggatTGGAGCCCACCCCGGGGGATGATGAGACAACCATGATTCTTGTGGGTAGCGCCCAAAATCTGTAG